A stretch of Falco rusticolus isolate bFalRus1 chromosome 2, bFalRus1.pri, whole genome shotgun sequence DNA encodes these proteins:
- the CCKBR gene encoding gastrin/cholecystokinin type B receptor, with translation MDPRRLNESLQELLCRPGNGSGSATGTGTGSAGNGSACDLLRRGLRGPPAPKDLDLTVRILLYTLIFVLSVCGNALVVAVLLLNRRLRTVTNSFLLSLALSDLMLAVCCMPFTLVPNLMGTFIFGEAICKLMAYLMGVSVSVSTFSLVAIAIERYSAICNPLQSRVWQTRSHACRVIASTWLFSALLMLPYAVYSTTHAMPTRGTRLPISQCTHNWPSEHVRQAWYVLLLLILFFIPGVVMIVAYGLISRELYRGIRFELDIKGEAAAQRNGSGEPVPTCDEGDGCYLQLSRPGGALELRALGAAGAQQDRARINSSEAKLVAKRRVIRMLVVIVAMFFLCWLPIFTANTWRAFAPRAAQRALSGTPISFIHLLSYTSACANPLIYCFMNRRFRKAFLATCAGCRHACPHRPLEEEVANANASLSKFSYTTVSSLGPP, from the exons ATGGACCCCCGGCGCCTCAATGAGTcgctgcaggagctgctctgccgCCCCGGGAACGGCTCCGGCTCTGCCACCGGGACCGGCACCGGCTCCGCCGGGAACGGCTCCGCCTGCGACCTCCTCCGCAGGGGCCTCCGCGGGCCCCCGGCGCCCAAAG ACCTGGACCTAACGGTGCGCATCCTGCTGTACACGCTGATCTTTGTGCTGAGTGTCTGCGGGAATGCCTTGGTcgtggctgtgctgctcctgaaCCGCCGCCTGCGCACCGTCACCAACTCCTTCCTGCTCTCCCTGGCACTCAGCGACCTGATGCTGGCAGTCTGCTGCATGCCCTTCACACTTGTTCCCAACCTCATGGGCACCTTCATCTTCGGAGAGGCCATTTGCAAGCTCATGGCCTACCTCATGG GCGTCTCCGTCTCGGTCTCCACCTTCAGTCTGGTGGCCATTGCCATCGAACGGTACAGTGCCATCTGCAACCCACTGCAGTCCCGTGTCTGGCAGACACGCTCACATGCCTGCCGGGTCATCGCCAGCACCTGGCTCTTCTCAGCACTGCTCATGCTGCCCTACGCCGTCTACAGCACCACGCATGCCATGCCGACCCGTGGCACGCGCCTGCCCATCAGCCAGTGCACCCACAACTGGCCCAGTGAGCATGTTCGACAGGCTTG GTACGTCCTGCTGCTCCTTATCCTCTTCTTCATCCCAGGTGTGGTGATGATCGTGGCTTATGGGCTTATTTCCCGTGAGCTCTACCGAGGCATCCGCTTCGAGCTGGACATCAAAGGGGAGGCTGCAg CTCAGCGCAATGGCAGTGGGGAGCCAGTGCCCACCTGCGACGAGGGGGACGGCTGCTACCTGCAGCTCTCCCGGCCAGGTGGCGCGCTGGAGCTGCGGGCACTGGGTGCAGCAGGTGCGCAGCAAGACCGAGCGCGCATCAACAGCTCAGAGGCAAAGCTGGTGGCCAAGAGGCGTGTGATCCGCATGCTAGTGGTCATCGTGGCCATGTTCTTCCTCTGCTGGCTGCCCATCTTCACCGCCAACACGTGGCGTGCCTTCGCCCCGCGGGCGGCCCAGCGAGCACTCTCGGGGACACCCATCTCATTCATTCACCTCCTCTCCTACACCTCCGCCTGCGCCAACCCCCTCATCTACTGCTTCATGAACCGCCGCTTCCGCAAAGCCTTCCTAGCCACCTGTGCTGGCTGTCGCCATGCCTGCCCACACCGCCCACTTGAGGAGGAGGTTGCCAATGCCAACGCCTCACTCTCCAAATTCAGTTACACCACTGTCAGCAGCCTTGGACCCCCCTGA
- the SMPD1 gene encoding sphingomyelin phosphodiesterase, with protein MAARGEGPGPAPPLPLPLALALALALSLSLSLSLPAGSAPGAGGALLEAAPRWGWRNVSCPVCHLLFGVLDLALQLEPNVARVGHLAARLCQDLRLARPEICQQAVQLFQQDMVSAWARSVLRPGEACGLLLGQHCGHWDIFGAWNITLPATPKPPVQPPVPPPPGAPTARLLFLTDLHWDRHYVPGSEAACPDPLCCRGAAHPGPGGAGFWGEYGKCDLPLHTIEALLAQLPSAATFAAAYWTGDIPAHDVWQQSRQDQLLALRTVSRLLQKYLGDLPVYPAVGNHEATPVNAFPPPYVQGNQSSAWLYDAMAQAWQDWLPPSALRTLRAAGFYTAQVWPGLRLVSLNMNFCSQANFWLLINSTDPAGQLQWLVGVLAAAEQAGEKVHIIGHIPPAHCLRSWSWNYYRIVSRFEGTIAAQFFGHTHVDEFEMFYDEETLTRPVSVAFVAPSVTTYINLNPGYRVYEVDGAYPGSSHAVLDHETFILNLTEANVPGAEPRWQRLYRAREAYGLPSAFPADWDQLIRRFQDDERLFQLFWFLFHKGHPPREPCLAACKAALLCALRTGRSADPSLCQALRPALPFPRIQALWRQRRLC; from the exons ATGGCGGCGCGGGGTGAGGGCCCGGGCCCGGCTCCGCCGCTCCCGCTGCCGCTcgccctggccctggccctggcgCTGTCGCTATCGCTGTCGTTGTCGCTGCCGGCGGGGTCGGccccgggcgcggggggggcgcTCCTCGAAGCGGCGCCGCGCTGGGGCTGGCGAAACGTGTCGTGCCCCGTGTGTCACCTGCTCTTTGGGGTGCTGGACCTGGCGCTGCAG ctggaGCCCAACGTGGCACGCGTGGGGCACTTGGCGGCCCGGCTGTGCCAGGACCTGCGGCTGGCGCGCCCCGAGATCTGCCAGCAGGCCGTGCAGCTCTTCCAGCAGGACATGGTGTCAGCCTGGGCACGCTCGGTGCTGCGGCCTGGTGAGGCCTGcgggctgctgctgggccagcACTGCGGCCACTGGGACATCTTCGGTGCCTGGAACATCACCCTACCTGCCACCCCCAAGCCGCCAGTGCAACCACCGGTGCCCCCCCCACCCGGCGCTCCCACCGCccgcctcctcttcctcaccgACCTGCACTGGGACCGCCACTATGTGCCAGGCAGCGAGGCTGCCTGCCCTGACCCACTCTGCTGCCGCGGAGCTGCCCACCCTGGCCCTGGCGGTGCCGGCTTCTGGGGCGAGTACGGCAAGTGCGACCTGCCACTGCACACCATCGAGGCCCTGCTGGCCCAGCTGCCCAGCGCGGCCACCTTCGCTGCTGCGTACTGGACGGGTGACATCCCAGCGCACGACGTCTGGCAACAGAGCCGGCAGGACCAGCTGCTGGCCCTGCGCACTgtcagcaggctgctgcagaagtaTCTGGGTGACCTGCCCGTCTACCCAGCCGTGGGCAACCATGAGGCTACCCCCGTCAACGCCTTCCCCCCACCATATGTGCAGGGCAACCAGTCCTCTGCCTGGCTGTACGATGCCATGGCCCAGGCCTGGCAGGACTGGCTGCCCCCCTCAGCACTGCGGACCCTCCG tgctgccgGTTTCTACACAGCACAGGTCTGGCCTGGGCTGCGCCTTGTCTCCCTCAACATGAACTTCTGCTCCCAGGCCAACTTCTGGCTCCTCATCAACTCCACTGACCCTGCGGggcagctgcagtggctggtgGGGGTCCTGGCTGCTGCCGAACAGGCCGGGGAGAAG GTGCACATCATCGGGCACATCCCTCCGGCCCACTGCCTGCGCAGCTGGAGCTGGAACTACTACCGCATTGTCAGCAG GTTTGAGGGCACCATTGCAGCTCAGTTCTTTGGGCACACACATGTGGATGAGTTTGAGATGTTCTACGATGAGGAGACACTGACACGCCCCGTCTCTGTCGCCTTCGTGGCCCCCAGTGTCACCACCTACATCAACCTCAACCCAG GCTACCGTGTGTACGAGGTGGACGGCGCCTACCCCGGGAGCTCCCACGCCGTGCTGGATCATGAGACCTTCATCCTCAACCTCACGGAGGCGAACGTGCCGGGGGCAGAGCCACGCTGGCAGCGCCTGTACCGCGCCCGTGAGGCCTATGGGCTGCCCAGCGCCTTCCCCGCTGACTGGGACCAGCTCATCCGCCGCTTCCAGGATGATGAGCgccttttccagctcttctggTTCCTCTTTCACAAGGGCCACCCGCCCCGCGAGCCCTGCCTGGCCGCCTGCAAGGCAGCGCTGCTCTGCGCCCTGCGCACCGGCCGCTCAGCCGaccccagcctctgccaggcCCTGCGCCCAGCACTGCCCTTCCCACGCATCCAGGCGCTCTGGCGGCAGCGGCGGCTCTGCTGA